A region of Planktomarina temperata RCA23 DNA encodes the following proteins:
- a CDS encoding DMT family transporter — MTDNIRGIALKVTAVSIFTFMMALIKATSQEVPTGQQVFFRAFFTLLVVIGWLSIRGDFPKALRTSNILDHTWRGLAGAASMSLRFFALGVLSFPEVAALGFTTPLILTVLAALILGETVRAFRLTTVALGFIGVLIVLWPTLNMDGARSTLEIIGATAILGSAALAALAQIFVRRMVATEGTAQIVFYFSLLITVLSLFTLPFGWVKPSFEATAMLITAGVIGGIGQICLTAAYRNAPASVVAPFDYTSMLLALALAYFWFGEIPTAWTITGALVIIASGVVILWREQRLGRNRNRGQAPL, encoded by the coding sequence ATGACCGATAACATTCGCGGCATCGCGCTGAAAGTAACAGCGGTTTCGATATTCACCTTTATGATGGCGCTGATCAAAGCCACGTCGCAAGAGGTGCCGACCGGGCAACAAGTGTTCTTTCGGGCATTCTTCACGCTTTTGGTGGTGATTGGCTGGCTCTCGATACGCGGGGATTTTCCAAAGGCGCTGCGCACGTCCAATATTTTGGACCACACATGGCGCGGCCTGGCCGGCGCGGCCTCTATGTCCTTGCGATTTTTCGCTCTTGGGGTGCTGAGCTTTCCAGAGGTGGCCGCCCTGGGCTTTACCACGCCTTTGATTCTGACAGTTTTAGCCGCGTTGATCTTGGGAGAGACCGTGCGGGCCTTCCGCCTCACGACGGTGGCTCTGGGCTTCATTGGTGTGCTTATCGTCCTTTGGCCGACCTTAAACATGGACGGCGCGCGCAGCACATTAGAAATTATAGGTGCCACTGCAATCTTAGGATCGGCCGCTTTAGCGGCCTTGGCGCAAATTTTCGTGCGGCGGATGGTGGCAACAGAGGGGACCGCGCAGATTGTCTTTTATTTCTCTCTGCTCATCACCGTGTTGTCCTTGTTCACCCTGCCGTTTGGCTGGGTCAAACCCTCCTTTGAAGCAACCGCCATGCTGATCACCGCGGGTGTGATCGGCGGGATTGGACAGATTTGCCTCACCGCTGCCTATCGCAATGCACCCGCCTCAGTGGTGGCGCCTTTTGATTATACGTCGATGCTGCTGGCCTTGGCATTGGCCTATTTCTGGTTTGGCGAAATCCCAACCGCTTGGACCATAACCGGCGCCTTGGTCATCATCGCCTCCGGCGTGGTAATCCTCTGGCGCGAGCAGCGCTTGGGCCGCAACCGCAACCGCGGACAGGCCCCGCTATAG
- a CDS encoding OsmC family protein, whose translation MSDLSIELHWQRKTPVFATGTYSNSHIVQMNRLHEIDVDSAPDWGGDPAHTNPEQALASALSSCHMMTFLALAAKAGWPVASYHDYAEAHLGKNPKGQMSVTRIDLHPVVRFDTGFAVADEKLAEMQDRAHRYCFIANTLADSVEINIR comes from the coding sequence ATGTCTGATCTTTCCATTGAGCTTCATTGGCAGCGCAAAACCCCTGTGTTTGCCACAGGAACCTATTCAAATTCTCACATCGTACAAATGAATCGATTGCATGAAATTGACGTGGATTCAGCTCCAGATTGGGGCGGTGATCCGGCGCATACCAATCCCGAGCAAGCTTTGGCCTCTGCCCTGTCCAGTTGTCACATGATGACCTTTCTCGCATTGGCGGCCAAAGCCGGATGGCCGGTGGCCAGCTATCATGACTATGCAGAAGCCCATCTGGGAAAAAACCCCAAAGGCCAGATGTCCGTCACCCGCATTGATCTGCATCCGGTCGTGCGCTTTGATACTGGTTTTGCGGTGGCCGATGAGAAATTGGCAGAGATGCAGGACCGCGCGCATCGCTATTGCTTTATTGCAAATACCCTGGCGGACAGCGTGGAAATCAATATCCGCTAA
- a CDS encoding c-type cytochrome: MAQASGMGDPALGAAVFKKCQSCHQVGDQAKNRVGPQLNDILGRTAGGLEGAKYSKSMIQAGKDGLVWSEDTLDSFLESPKSLVAKTRMSFRGLKDPEDRANLIAYLRSFSNGPIGASNMQETGQGIDIKLDPSVLAMVGDAEYGEYLSSECLTCHQSSGSNDGIPGITAWPTEDFVIAMHAYKQKIRSHPVMQMMAGRLSDEEIAALAAYFSDLE, from the coding sequence ATGGCTCAGGCCAGCGGCATGGGAGATCCGGCTCTGGGCGCGGCTGTTTTTAAGAAATGCCAATCGTGCCATCAAGTTGGCGACCAGGCGAAAAACCGTGTGGGCCCGCAACTGAATGATATTTTGGGACGCACTGCCGGCGGGCTGGAAGGGGCCAAATACTCGAAAAGTATGATCCAAGCCGGGAAAGATGGGCTGGTTTGGTCTGAAGATACTTTGGACAGCTTTCTTGAGAGTCCAAAATCTTTGGTGGCCAAGACTCGGATGAGTTTCCGAGGCCTTAAGGATCCAGAAGATCGGGCAAATCTGATAGCTTATCTGCGGTCGTTTTCTAACGGTCCGATCGGTGCGTCAAACATGCAAGAGACAGGGCAGGGGATCGACATAAAGCTTGATCCCTCGGTACTGGCCATGGTGGGAGACGCAGAATATGGTGAATATCTCTCCAGCGAATGTTTGACCTGTCATCAAAGCAGCGGGTCCAATGATGGCATCCCTGGAATCACCGCTTGGCCAACAGAAGATTTTGTGATCGCCATGCATGCCTACAAACAAAAAATTAGATCACACCCTGTCATGCAAATGATGGCAGGGCGTCTGTCTGATGAAGAGATCGCAGCACTTGCGGCGTATTTTAGTGACCTGGAATAA
- a CDS encoding glycine cleavage T C-terminal barrel domain-containing protein, which produces MTQADDFGFGTQIRKSPYFDATVRWGAQGFSVYNHMYIPRDFGDPEQNFWNLVDQAILCDVAVERQVEITGPDAAKFTQMLTCRDLSKMAVGQCKYILITNADGGILNDPILLRLAENHFWISLADSDILLWAQGVAVHSGLNVQIKEPDVSPLQLQGPNSGLIMQELFGDSITDLKYYWLRELELEGIPLVVSRTGWSSELGYELYLRDGSKGDQLWELIMAAGASHGLKPGHTSSIRRIEGGMLSYHADADIDTNPFELGFDRLVNLDMDAEFIGKAALRKIKQEGPMRKQVGLVLDCAPLTGPNTTFWAIQQDGATIGKVTSAVYSPRLKQNIGLAMVATDAAIMGAEVEVLTNTGAVKATMVERPFYDPKKQIAAA; this is translated from the coding sequence ATGACACAGGCAGATGATTTTGGCTTCGGTACACAGATCCGCAAATCCCCTTACTTTGACGCAACCGTCCGATGGGGGGCACAGGGTTTTTCGGTCTATAACCACATGTATATCCCGCGTGATTTTGGGGACCCGGAACAGAATTTCTGGAACCTTGTGGATCAAGCGATCCTCTGTGACGTTGCCGTGGAACGTCAGGTTGAAATTACAGGGCCGGATGCCGCAAAATTCACACAGATGCTGACCTGCCGCGATCTGTCAAAGATGGCCGTTGGCCAGTGCAAATATATCCTGATCACCAATGCGGATGGCGGTATTTTGAACGATCCGATACTGCTGCGGTTGGCGGAAAATCATTTTTGGATTTCCCTGGCGGACAGCGATATTTTGCTCTGGGCACAGGGTGTGGCAGTGCATTCCGGCCTCAATGTACAGATCAAAGAGCCTGATGTTTCACCGCTGCAACTGCAGGGCCCGAACTCAGGCCTTATTATGCAAGAGCTCTTCGGAGACAGCATTACGGATCTAAAATACTACTGGCTGCGCGAGTTGGAATTGGAGGGGATCCCCCTGGTCGTGTCTCGCACAGGCTGGTCCAGCGAGTTGGGCTATGAGCTTTATCTGCGCGATGGGTCAAAAGGCGATCAGCTTTGGGAATTGATCATGGCTGCAGGCGCATCGCACGGGTTGAAGCCCGGTCATACCTCCTCGATCCGTCGGATTGAAGGCGGAATGCTTTCCTACCATGCGGATGCAGATATTGACACAAATCCCTTCGAGCTGGGATTTGATCGCCTCGTCAACCTCGATATGGATGCAGAGTTCATCGGCAAAGCTGCGCTGCGCAAGATCAAGCAAGAGGGCCCGATGCGCAAACAGGTCGGGCTGGTCCTCGACTGCGCCCCGCTGACCGGACCAAACACCACCTTCTGGGCCATCCAACAAGATGGCGCGACCATTGGAAAAGTGACCTCCGCAGTCTATTCCCCGCGCTTAAAGCAAAACATTGGCTTGGCAATGGTTGCCACCGATGCGGCCATTATGGGAGCCGAAGTGGAGGTTTTGACCAATACCGGAGCGGTGAAAGCCACTATGGTGGAGCGCCCATTCTATGATCCCAAAAAACAGATCGCAGCCGCGTAA
- a CDS encoding Lrp/AsnC family transcriptional regulator: protein MKKLGLDATDIRILSAVQQHGHLSKTRLAELVNLSPTPCWARLDRLKSAGLIRGYHADLALERIIDFTQVVVTVAMSSHRKIEFERFELYIRNLDEVTHCIATGGGMDYVMTVITPSLAAFQRLMEEMLSADLAIERYMTYIATRQVKSSYPNLAKLTTAS, encoded by the coding sequence ATGAAAAAATTGGGGCTCGATGCTACGGATATCCGCATATTAAGTGCCGTTCAACAGCATGGACACCTGAGCAAGACGCGCCTTGCGGAGCTTGTGAACCTCTCACCAACCCCGTGTTGGGCACGGCTTGATCGTTTGAAATCCGCAGGTCTCATTCGCGGCTATCACGCAGATCTTGCCCTGGAGCGCATCATAGATTTCACCCAGGTTGTGGTGACCGTCGCGATGAGCTCGCACCGCAAAATTGAATTTGAACGCTTTGAGCTGTATATTCGAAACTTAGATGAAGTGACCCATTGCATCGCAACCGGCGGCGGAATGGACTATGTCATGACGGTCATAACGCCCAGTTTGGCCGCGTTTCAGCGCCTCATGGAAGAGATGCTCTCAGCCGATCTGGCGATTGAGCGCTATATGACTTACATCGCAACTCGCCAGGTCAAAAGCAGCTATCCTAATCTCGCAAAACTCACCACTGCATCTTAA
- a CDS encoding FCSD flavin-binding domain-containing protein: MKLNRRVFMGSGAAAATALAAPMAFAGGHGKPRVVVVGGGAGGATAARYIAKDSKGAVDVTLIEPSRMYYTCFFSNLYLGGIKTIDDLGHSYGTMAAGGVNVVHDWAVGVDRDAKTVTLAGGASVLYDKLILSPGIDFVDGAVAGWDLSSQNAMPHAYKGGSQTELLKAQIAAMPQGGTFAMVAPPNPYRCPPGPYERVSMVAHYLKANNPTAKIIVADPKPKFSKQGLFQEGWGKHYSGMIDWIGDDFGGGNVSVDPGAMTVTIDGEVTKVDVCNVIPAMKAGRIAELAGVTDGKFAPVNAIDMSTKADADVYVLGDASQQGDMPKSGFSANSQAKVCANAVRGALTGSRVFPAKFSNTCWSLIDTNDGVKVGATYEATDEKIAKVDGFISATGETAEVRKATYEESEGWYAGITADMFG; the protein is encoded by the coding sequence ATGAAACTGAATAGACGTGTATTTATGGGCAGTGGTGCAGCAGCGGCAACCGCTTTGGCAGCGCCCATGGCCTTCGCCGGCGGCCATGGAAAGCCGCGGGTTGTGGTTGTTGGCGGCGGGGCCGGCGGTGCGACCGCGGCGCGCTACATCGCCAAAGACAGCAAAGGCGCGGTTGACGTCACCTTGATCGAACCTTCTCGCATGTATTACACCTGCTTCTTTTCGAACCTTTATCTCGGTGGGATCAAAACCATTGATGATCTTGGACATTCTTACGGCACAATGGCCGCCGGCGGTGTGAACGTCGTGCATGATTGGGCTGTTGGCGTGGACCGCGATGCGAAAACAGTGACATTGGCCGGTGGTGCATCTGTGCTTTATGACAAGCTCATTCTCTCTCCTGGGATTGATTTTGTCGACGGGGCTGTTGCCGGTTGGGATCTGTCGTCGCAAAACGCCATGCCTCATGCCTACAAAGGTGGTTCACAAACAGAATTGCTCAAAGCGCAAATCGCCGCGATGCCCCAGGGTGGCACATTCGCCATGGTCGCGCCGCCCAATCCCTACCGCTGCCCTCCTGGGCCCTATGAGCGGGTCTCAATGGTGGCGCATTATCTGAAGGCTAATAATCCGACCGCAAAGATCATTGTGGCAGATCCGAAACCGAAATTCTCGAAGCAAGGCTTGTTCCAAGAAGGTTGGGGCAAACATTACAGCGGGATGATCGATTGGATTGGCGATGATTTCGGCGGCGGAAACGTTTCGGTGGACCCCGGCGCCATGACGGTGACAATTGATGGTGAAGTGACCAAAGTTGACGTCTGCAACGTGATCCCCGCCATGAAAGCGGGCCGTATCGCCGAGCTTGCTGGTGTGACCGACGGCAAGTTTGCCCCGGTCAACGCGATTGACATGTCCACGAAAGCGGATGCGGATGTCTATGTTCTGGGCGATGCCTCTCAACAAGGCGACATGCCAAAGTCAGGCTTCTCTGCAAATAGCCAAGCCAAGGTCTGCGCCAATGCCGTGCGCGGGGCGTTGACGGGATCTCGCGTTTTCCCAGCGAAATTCTCGAACACATGCTGGTCTTTGATTGACACCAATGATGGTGTGAAAGTCGGTGCAACTTATGAAGCCACCGATGAAAAGATTGCAAAGGTCGATGGTTTCATCTCAGCAACTGGCGAGACCGCCGAAGTGCGCAAAGCCACCTACGAGGAATCCGAAGGTTGGTATGCAGGCATCACCGCGGATATGTTCGGCTAA